From a region of the Thiomicrorhabdus sp. genome:
- a CDS encoding HPP family protein, which yields MFIVYSPEGQSFIGALQNLPALKVDPAKRINRIEETELEGLKVDIKNRQDSSKKENSALNAYKVNQQSSQRKIIVKVAEIMSSPVITVESNSSLEEAWLLMQKHKIKHLPVLNNGELVAMCSQANLLTRMIVSSSGELEGVKPEKVSDVMKPEVITTSHETDIRHIALALTEYQIDVLVIMNEYQKILGIVTESDLISRLAQEPPIELYT from the coding sequence ATGTTTATTGTTTACAGCCCTGAAGGGCAGAGCTTTATTGGTGCATTGCAAAACTTACCTGCACTAAAAGTTGATCCTGCTAAACGTATAAATAGAATTGAAGAGACAGAGCTTGAAGGCTTAAAAGTTGATATTAAAAATCGTCAAGATAGTAGTAAAAAAGAAAATAGTGCTTTAAATGCCTATAAGGTAAATCAACAAAGCTCACAGCGAAAAATTATCGTTAAAGTTGCTGAAATAATGAGTTCCCCAGTGATTACGGTAGAAAGTAATAGCTCGTTAGAAGAAGCTTGGCTTTTAATGCAAAAACACAAGATTAAACATTTGCCAGTTTTAAATAATGGTGAATTGGTTGCTATGTGTTCACAAGCTAATTTATTAACAAGAATGATTGTGAGTTCGTCTGGTGAGTTGGAAGGCGTTAAACCTGAAAAGGTAAGTGATGTCATGAAGCCAGAGGTAATTACTACTTCTCATGAAACAGATATTAGGCATATTGCTTTAGCGTTAACTGAGTATCAAATTGATGTATTGGTAATTATGAATGAATATCAAAAGATCTTAGGTATTGTTACTGAGAGTGATTTAATCAGTCGTTTAGCCCAAGAACCTCCCATCGAACTTTATACTTAA
- the nadB gene encoding L-aspartate oxidase, whose translation MFSENSSNHDTDILVIGSGIAGLSIALKLAEEHRITILAKGSLSEGSTNYAQGGIAGVLGPFDSIQAHIEDTQNAGAGLSDPKAVAIVASHAAESIQELIELGVPFSIDHIENNDQDKSKNEFPFHLTQEGGHSHRRVIHAADHTGQSVLKTLIDKVKSHKNIRLLPDHMTIDLIKNQKRNRCIGAYVLNQEDNSIYTISSLFTVLATGGASKAYLYTSNPDTSTGDGIAMAWRAGCNVGNMEFNQFHPTCLFHPKDRSFLISEAVRGEGGILRLPNGEAFMHKYDERADLAPRDIVARAIDQEMKIHGIDCVYLDITHQPAEFIQNHFPTIYERCKKVGIDITKEQIPVVPAAHYTCGGVVTDLEGKTNLNGLYAIGETAYTGLHGANRLASNSLAEGLVFAKMAQKSISKEFATHEFTREPVRPWDSSGTTEPKEKVLVSHDWDELRRVMWDYVGIVRTNKRLKRARQRIKNLQKEVDEYYHQHTLTRDLLELRNLVLVAELMVISAQRRKESRGLHYNLDYPHIHKIPKPTILKPKTN comes from the coding sequence TTGTTTTCAGAAAATAGCTCAAATCATGATACTGACATCCTTGTTATTGGAAGCGGTATTGCAGGACTCTCCATTGCTTTAAAACTGGCTGAAGAACACCGCATTACGATTCTAGCCAAAGGCTCACTATCAGAAGGCAGTACCAATTATGCACAAGGTGGTATTGCTGGCGTTTTAGGCCCATTTGATAGCATACAAGCTCATATAGAAGACACTCAAAATGCAGGTGCGGGATTAAGTGACCCTAAAGCGGTAGCGATTGTGGCATCTCATGCCGCCGAATCTATTCAAGAACTGATTGAGCTTGGCGTACCTTTTAGTATTGATCACATTGAAAACAATGATCAAGATAAGTCAAAAAATGAGTTTCCATTTCATCTTACCCAAGAAGGCGGTCACAGCCACAGACGAGTGATTCACGCTGCGGACCATACTGGACAATCGGTATTAAAGACCTTAATTGATAAGGTTAAAAGTCATAAAAATATTAGATTACTACCAGATCACATGACTATTGATTTAATCAAAAATCAAAAACGTAATCGTTGCATTGGGGCTTATGTACTCAACCAAGAAGATAACAGTATTTACACCATCTCATCTCTGTTTACCGTTTTAGCCACTGGAGGTGCCAGCAAAGCCTACTTATATACCAGCAATCCTGATACCTCAACGGGTGACGGAATTGCTATGGCTTGGCGTGCTGGCTGTAATGTTGGTAATATGGAATTTAATCAATTTCATCCAACATGTCTGTTTCATCCTAAAGACCGCTCTTTTTTAATTAGTGAAGCGGTTCGTGGTGAAGGAGGAATTCTTCGTTTGCCAAATGGTGAAGCGTTTATGCATAAATACGATGAAAGAGCCGATTTAGCTCCTAGAGATATTGTGGCTCGAGCTATTGACCAAGAGATGAAAATTCATGGTATTGATTGTGTGTATTTAGACATCACACATCAACCCGCTGAATTCATTCAAAACCATTTCCCAACTATTTACGAACGTTGTAAAAAAGTGGGGATAGATATCACTAAAGAACAAATACCGGTTGTGCCAGCGGCTCACTATACTTGTGGCGGAGTTGTAACTGACTTAGAAGGTAAAACCAATTTAAACGGTTTATATGCCATAGGTGAAACCGCCTACACAGGACTGCATGGAGCCAACCGTTTAGCCAGTAATTCTTTAGCGGAAGGTTTGGTTTTTGCCAAGATGGCACAAAAAAGCATTAGTAAGGAGTTTGCAACTCACGAGTTTACCCGCGAACCGGTAAGACCGTGGGATAGCAGCGGTACAACTGAACCAAAAGAAAAAGTTTTAGTAAGCCATGATTGGGATGAACTTCGCCGAGTTATGTGGGATTATGTCGGCATCGTTAGAACTAATAAACGCTTAAAACGTGCTCGTCAACGTATTAAAAACTTACAAAAAGAAGTCGATGAATATTACCATCAACATACTTTAACGCGTGACTTACTAGAACTAAGAAACTTAGTGCTGGTTGCCGAGCTGATGGTAATCAGTGCTCAACGCCGTAAAGAAAGCCGTGGTTTGCACTATAACTTAGACTACCCGCATATTCATAAAATACCCAAACCAACTATCTTAAAACCCAAAACGAATTAA
- the era gene encoding GTPase Era has product MSDNELSLEKILAGSAEQDAEAVTDYQAGFAAVIGRPNVGKSTIMNEMLGQKLSITSHKPQTTRHRIHGIYTTPEHQIIYVDTPGMHLGGEKSINEYMNRTANSAFADVDVILFVVEAGRWTKEDAAVAKKLEGIDTPVVVLMNKIDNYKNKEDLFPFMQKVGENVKMDTLIPISAYKKNGLDLIKKEVLKYLPHQEKIFPEEYVTDRSQRFLAAEIIREKLMRTLGEEVPYGSTVEIEQFKYDKEEDRWFINALILVERKGQKQIVIGKKGALIKEMGIQARKDLIALLDGRVHLELWVKVKENWSDDARALASLGYDDNYSS; this is encoded by the coding sequence ATGTCAGATAACGAATTATCTTTAGAAAAAATCCTAGCAGGTTCTGCTGAACAAGATGCAGAAGCGGTTACAGATTACCAAGCTGGCTTTGCCGCGGTAATTGGTCGTCCAAATGTGGGTAAATCCACAATTATGAACGAGATGCTAGGTCAAAAACTCAGTATTACTTCTCATAAACCACAAACCACTCGCCACCGTATTCACGGTATTTACACCACGCCAGAACACCAAATTATTTATGTGGATACTCCAGGTATGCATTTGGGCGGTGAAAAGTCGATTAACGAATACATGAACCGCACAGCCAATAGTGCATTTGCAGATGTGGACGTCATTTTATTTGTGGTAGAAGCAGGGCGTTGGACCAAAGAAGATGCCGCAGTCGCTAAAAAGCTAGAAGGTATTGATACGCCAGTTGTGGTTTTGATGAATAAAATCGATAACTACAAAAACAAAGAAGACCTGTTTCCGTTTATGCAAAAAGTTGGCGAAAACGTCAAGATGGATACCTTAATCCCCATTTCTGCTTACAAGAAAAACGGCTTGGATTTGATTAAAAAAGAAGTGCTTAAATATCTTCCGCATCAAGAAAAAATCTTTCCAGAAGAATATGTTACCGATCGTTCGCAACGTTTTTTAGCTGCAGAAATTATTCGTGAAAAGCTAATGCGTACTTTGGGTGAAGAAGTGCCTTATGGTTCAACGGTTGAAATTGAACAGTTTAAATACGATAAAGAAGAAGACCGTTGGTTTATTAATGCCTTAATTTTGGTTGAAAGAAAAGGCCAAAAACAGATTGTTATTGGTAAAAAGGGAGCTCTCATTAAAGAGATGGGAATACAGGCTCGTAAAGATTTGATAGCACTGCTAGATGGTCGTGTGCATCTAGAGCTTTGGGTTAAAGTCAAAGAAAACTGGTCTGATGATGCTCGTGCCTTAGCCAGTTTGGGGTATGACGATAATTATTCAAGTTAA
- a CDS encoding SoxR reducing system RseC family protein: MENQTGRILREQGVVVAIEGQEVLVETQRTTGCSGCASASGCGTSALSKLFSGTSKKPIRVKKSLSCQVGDSVELVLDESRLLQHSFMAYGLPLIGLFVFSITFSSLAVHVLQLPGQADLAAILGGAFGLYCGWWITRKIYKPVMPELSKVLEPSQAVI; encoded by the coding sequence ATGGAAAATCAAACTGGCCGAATATTGCGAGAGCAAGGCGTTGTGGTTGCCATTGAGGGGCAAGAGGTTTTAGTAGAAACCCAAAGAACAACTGGATGTTCGGGGTGTGCTTCTGCATCTGGCTGCGGTACTTCGGCCTTATCTAAGTTGTTTTCTGGTACCAGTAAAAAACCGATTAGAGTAAAGAAAAGCCTTTCCTGCCAAGTTGGAGACTCTGTTGAGTTAGTATTGGATGAGTCACGATTGCTCCAACATTCATTTATGGCTTATGGTTTACCATTAATTGGACTATTTGTTTTTTCAATTACCTTTTCAAGCCTAGCTGTGCATGTTTTGCAGCTACCTGGTCAAGCAGATTTAGCGGCAATTTTAGGCGGTGCGTTTGGATTATATTGTGGTTGGTGGATAACCCGTAAAATCTATAAGCCTGTTATGCCGGAGTTAAGTAAAGTCTTAGAGCCTTCGCAAGCTGTTATTTGA
- the lepB gene encoding signal peptidase I has translation MSFELILVIVTAITGVIAYVDRVVWRPKRLSAMMPEKEPILVEYARSLFPVFLVVLVLRSFIIEPFRIPSGSMYPTLQIGDFIAVNKFAYGIKLPVLQTKIIPISEPQRGDVVVFKYPNDPDVDYIKRVIGLPGDKITYIDRTLFINGKVVPQKYIGKYHGTESSAIMNGASVVQETFDDGNIHQILLDMDKSSADMKTVTVPEGHYFMMGDNRDHSNDSRFWGFVPEKNLKGKAFGIWMNWDDGLHLNRLGTGIH, from the coding sequence ATGAGTTTTGAGTTAATCTTAGTGATTGTAACGGCAATCACGGGTGTAATTGCCTACGTAGATCGTGTAGTTTGGCGTCCTAAGAGACTGTCTGCAATGATGCCTGAAAAAGAGCCAATATTGGTTGAATATGCGCGCTCTTTATTTCCTGTTTTTTTAGTGGTATTGGTTTTACGTTCTTTTATTATTGAACCGTTTAGAATTCCTTCAGGTTCAATGTATCCAACATTACAAATAGGTGATTTTATTGCCGTTAATAAGTTTGCTTACGGAATTAAATTACCGGTATTACAAACTAAAATCATTCCTATCTCAGAACCTCAGCGTGGCGATGTTGTGGTCTTTAAATACCCAAATGATCCAGATGTTGATTACATCAAACGTGTTATTGGTTTACCAGGCGATAAAATTACCTACATTGATAGAACACTTTTTATTAACGGTAAAGTTGTGCCGCAAAAATACATTGGTAAATACCATGGCACAGAATCAAGTGCCATTATGAATGGTGCCTCAGTGGTTCAAGAAACGTTTGATGATGGTAATATTCACCAAATCCTTTTAGATATGGATAAGTCTTCTGCTGATATGAAGACGGTTACCGTACCTGAAGGTCATTATTTTATGATGGGTGACAACCGTGATCACAGTAACGACAGTCGTTTTTGGGGCTTTGTTCCTGAGAAAAACCTAAAAGGTAAAGCTTTTGGTATCTGGATGAACTGGGATGATGGTTTACACCTAAACAGACTTGGAACAGGGATTCACTAA
- a CDS encoding DegQ family serine endoprotease: MKKTSIFFSVIISAWMVFQPVTSFAASPNKYGLPDFSQLVADTNQSVVNISTTKKIDRQAMAEQFKGMPEEMLRHFFGLPQFRNDPNGNPNPNSDPKKAPKQETHSLGSGFIISEDGYILTNNHVIDGADEIIVRMRNRQELKAKVIGTDPRTDVALIKIDAHNLPFAKIGKSSDLKVGQWVLAIGEPFGLDFTATHGIISALGRALPEDTYVPFIQSDVPINPGNSGGPLFNLNGEVVGINSQIYSKTGGSMGLSFSIPIDIAMNVVNQLKTNGKVARGYLGVQIQEVTNDLAQSFGLSKPEGALVGQTYPDTAAAKAGIQPGDIILEFDGKPIKKSADLPPIVGMTSLKKSVKVKVLRQGKTIYFTVHLNSLDQAEEYTQNSKAQPDKNNRLGALVKELDSESLKALNLPFGVMVTDVLGGAAEKAGLRSGDIIVTIDFKPVKSIKGLKKLMKTLPKNRSLPVRVVRNKRSLFLPLVLDK, from the coding sequence ATGAAAAAAACATCCATATTTTTTAGTGTCATTATCAGTGCCTGGATGGTGTTTCAGCCAGTTACCAGTTTTGCCGCTAGTCCTAATAAATACGGCTTGCCTGATTTTAGTCAGTTAGTCGCCGATACGAATCAAAGTGTTGTTAATATCAGCACAACCAAAAAAATTGATCGTCAAGCTATGGCAGAACAATTTAAGGGGATGCCAGAAGAGATGTTACGTCATTTCTTTGGTTTGCCGCAGTTTAGAAACGATCCAAATGGAAACCCGAACCCGAACTCAGACCCTAAAAAAGCTCCAAAGCAAGAAACTCATTCATTAGGTTCAGGTTTTATTATTAGTGAAGATGGCTATATTTTAACTAATAACCATGTCATAGATGGTGCCGACGAAATTATCGTTAGAATGCGTAATCGCCAAGAGTTAAAAGCTAAAGTGATTGGTACAGACCCTCGTACAGATGTGGCTCTAATTAAAATTGATGCACATAATTTACCTTTTGCCAAAATTGGTAAATCAAGTGACCTAAAAGTAGGGCAGTGGGTATTGGCTATAGGTGAACCATTTGGTTTAGATTTTACAGCTACACACGGAATTATTAGTGCTTTAGGACGTGCTTTACCAGAAGATACTTATGTTCCTTTTATTCAGTCTGATGTTCCGATTAATCCAGGTAACTCAGGTGGGCCGCTGTTTAATTTAAATGGTGAGGTCGTTGGTATTAATTCACAAATTTACAGCAAAACAGGCGGTTCCATGGGGCTGTCATTTTCAATTCCAATTGATATTGCTATGAATGTGGTGAATCAGTTAAAGACCAACGGTAAAGTTGCACGTGGTTATTTAGGTGTGCAAATTCAAGAAGTCACTAATGATTTAGCCCAGTCTTTTGGCTTGTCTAAACCTGAAGGTGCCTTGGTAGGGCAAACTTATCCAGATACGGCTGCCGCTAAAGCGGGTATTCAACCAGGTGATATTATTCTTGAATTTGATGGTAAACCAATTAAAAAATCTGCGGATTTACCGCCGATAGTTGGTATGACATCGCTAAAAAAATCAGTAAAAGTGAAAGTGTTACGCCAAGGTAAAACAATCTATTTTACAGTGCATTTAAACTCACTTGATCAAGCTGAAGAGTACACACAAAACTCAAAAGCTCAACCTGATAAAAATAACCGTTTAGGTGCTCTTGTTAAAGAGTTGGATAGTGAATCACTTAAAGCTCTCAATTTACCGTTTGGAGTTATGGTTACTGATGTTCTAGGTGGAGCGGCAGAAAAAGCAGGTTTGCGCAGTGGTGATATTATTGTCACTATTGATTTTAAACCAGTTAAAAGTATAAAAGGTTTGAAAAAATTAATGAAAACCTTGCCAAAAAATCGTTCTTTACCGGTACGAGTTGTTCGTAATAAACGTTCATTGTTCTTACCGTTAGTACTAGATAAGTAA
- the rnc gene encoding ribonuclease III, with the protein MAKSNAKLSVERMAKLQQLSKKLGYQYNDIALLQHALTHRSMGATNNERLEFLGDSLVNFMIADVLFHQFNRLPEGDMSRVRAHLVKGDTLAVIGKEYDLSDYLVLGPGELKSGGFRRNSIIADSVEAIIASVYEDGGLDVCRELVMRFYKKRLEELDPKKVGKDPKTRLQEYLQSHNEDLPEYSIISVNGAAHAQEFTVSCYVGKLNSKFEANASNRRKAEQKAAEIALEALGEL; encoded by the coding sequence ATGGCTAAGTCAAACGCTAAACTCTCTGTTGAACGCATGGCAAAATTACAGCAACTATCTAAAAAATTGGGTTACCAATATAACGATATTGCTTTATTACAGCATGCTCTTACCCACCGCAGTATGGGGGCAACCAACAATGAACGTTTGGAATTTTTAGGCGATAGCTTAGTAAACTTTATGATTGCTGATGTTTTATTTCATCAGTTTAATCGTTTGCCAGAAGGTGATATGAGTCGTGTGCGTGCTCATTTAGTTAAAGGTGATACTTTAGCCGTTATTGGTAAAGAGTATGATTTAAGTGACTACCTCGTACTTGGGCCAGGTGAATTAAAAAGCGGTGGCTTTAGAAGAAACTCCATTATTGCCGATTCGGTTGAAGCGATTATTGCCTCTGTCTATGAAGATGGTGGTTTAGACGTTTGTAGAGAATTAGTCATGCGTTTTTATAAAAAACGCCTTGAAGAGTTAGACCCTAAAAAAGTGGGTAAAGATCCTAAAACACGTCTGCAAGAATATCTGCAATCACATAACGAAGATTTACCAGAATACAGCATTATCAGCGTAAACGGTGCGGCACATGCCCAAGAGTTTACGGTCTCTTGTTATGTAGGTAAATTAAATTCAAAATTTGAAGCAAACGCCTCAAACCGCAGAAAAGCTGAACAAAAAGCCGCAGAGATTGCATTAGAAGCACTGGGCGAACTATAG
- the recO gene encoding DNA repair protein RecO: MEIEQSAFVLHSRPYRETSALVTFFTPEYGKMNGVVRGVRGGRKTSSQKTALLQPFQKLTIQWREKPNNRSDLVSIQQIEMAPLRFPLMAEANICGLYINELLYRLLFPQVATETLFEIYQQTLYELLAAKQRSDQAWSLRQFEYQLLTEMGHGIQCDTDMNQQAILPDQDYYFYPQHGAVLATLDSQKQGVPIKGQCLLALQDMLYCEACLPDLKRLFRSVLSIYLGNKPIMTRELFK; this comes from the coding sequence ATGGAGATAGAACAGTCTGCTTTTGTTCTGCATTCTCGACCTTACAGAGAAACCAGTGCCTTAGTAACTTTTTTTACCCCTGAATACGGCAAAATGAATGGCGTAGTGCGTGGGGTAAGAGGTGGTCGCAAAACCTCATCTCAAAAAACGGCACTGTTACAACCGTTTCAAAAACTCACTATTCAGTGGAGAGAAAAACCCAATAATCGTTCTGATTTAGTTAGTATTCAACAGATAGAAATGGCTCCACTTCGTTTTCCCTTAATGGCTGAAGCTAATATTTGCGGGTTATATATCAATGAATTGTTATACCGCTTACTGTTTCCGCAGGTTGCCACTGAAACACTTTTTGAAATCTATCAGCAAACTTTGTATGAATTACTTGCAGCTAAACAACGTTCTGACCAGGCCTGGTCATTAAGGCAATTTGAATACCAACTGCTTACAGAAATGGGACATGGTATTCAATGCGATACAGATATGAATCAACAAGCTATTTTGCCAGATCAGGATTACTATTTTTACCCACAACATGGTGCGGTATTAGCCACTTTAGACAGTCAAAAACAAGGTGTGCCCATAAAAGGACAATGTTTGTTAGCACTTCAAGATATGCTTTATTGCGAAGCTTGTTTGCCAGATTTAAAACGCTTATTTAGAAGCGTATTAAGCATTTATTTAGGCAATAAGCCGATAATGACTCGCGAACTTTTTAAGTAA
- the pdxJ gene encoding pyridoxine 5'-phosphate synthase, which produces MNPIYLGLNIDHVATLRQARGTRYPDPIKAALDAEMAGADSITLHLREDRRHIQDEDVVKISAMRQTKVNLEMAATEEMVQIAIKQQPEDVCLVPEKREELTTEGGLDVAGQKAWLTDVCARLAQAGCRVSLFIDPDETQIEAAKEVGAPVIELHTGTYAELENPAEIAAEIARIQHAAEYANRLGLVVNAGHGLHYHNVQPIAAMKEIEELNIGHAIIAQAIYSGLPEAVREMKRLMIEARQQAYLNDSSSTDA; this is translated from the coding sequence ATGAATCCAATTTACCTAGGTTTAAATATTGATCACGTTGCCACTTTACGCCAAGCTCGAGGGACTCGCTATCCAGACCCTATCAAAGCAGCGTTAGATGCCGAAATGGCAGGTGCAGACAGTATTACATTGCACCTACGTGAAGATAGACGCCATATTCAAGATGAGGATGTGGTTAAAATCTCAGCGATGCGTCAAACCAAAGTAAACCTTGAAATGGCGGCCACTGAAGAGATGGTGCAAATTGCCATTAAGCAACAACCTGAAGATGTGTGCTTAGTACCAGAAAAACGTGAAGAGCTGACCACTGAAGGTGGTTTAGATGTGGCAGGACAAAAAGCTTGGTTAACCGATGTTTGTGCTCGTTTAGCTCAAGCGGGTTGCCGTGTATCTTTGTTTATTGATCCAGATGAAACACAAATTGAAGCTGCTAAAGAAGTGGGGGCACCAGTAATTGAACTGCATACTGGAACTTACGCTGAATTAGAAAATCCAGCAGAAATTGCTGCAGAAATCGCCCGTATTCAACACGCGGCAGAATACGCAAATCGTTTAGGTTTAGTGGTTAATGCTGGGCATGGTTTGCATTATCACAATGTTCAACCAATAGCGGCAATGAAAGAGATTGAAGAGCTTAATATTGGGCACGCTATTATTGCTCAAGCCATCTACTCAGGTTTGCCAGAGGCTGTGAGAGAGATGAAACGTTTAATGATTGAAGCTCGTCAGCAAGCGTATTTAAATGATTCTAGTTCAACTGATGCATAG
- a CDS encoding peroxiredoxin C yields MSVLVTKQAPDFTSAAVLADGSIVDDFNLKSHIAGKYAVVFFYPLDFTFVCPSEILAFDHRVERFKELGTEVVGISVDSQFTHNAWRNTPVNQGGLGPVKFPLVADLGGSIMEAYGIVHPGNVALRGAFLIDTDGVVRHQVVNDLPLGRNVDEMVRMVEALQFHEEVGEVCPAGWNKGDAGMKDTPDGVAEYLSEHSDEL; encoded by the coding sequence ATGTCAGTTCTTGTAACAAAACAGGCTCCAGATTTTACTTCAGCAGCAGTCTTAGCAGACGGTTCTATTGTTGATGACTTTAACCTAAAAAGCCACATTGCTGGTAAATACGCAGTTGTGTTTTTCTATCCGCTAGATTTTACTTTTGTTTGTCCTTCTGAAATCTTAGCATTTGATCACCGTGTTGAAAGATTTAAAGAACTAGGTACTGAAGTAGTTGGTATTTCTGTTGATTCTCAGTTCACTCATAACGCTTGGCGTAATACTCCAGTAAACCAAGGTGGTCTTGGTCCAGTTAAGTTCCCTCTAGTTGCTGACTTAGGTGGTTCTATTATGGAAGCATACGGCATTGTTCACCCAGGTAACGTAGCACTTCGTGGTGCATTCTTAATTGACACTGACGGTGTTGTTCGTCACCAAGTAGTTAACGATCTTCCTCTAGGTCGTAACGTTGATGAAATGGTTCGTATGGTTGAAGCACTTCAGTTCCATGAAGAAGTTGGTGAAGTTTGTCCTGCTGGTTGGAACAAAGGTGATGCTGGAATGAAAGATACTCCAGACGGTGTTGCTGAGTACCTAAGTGAGCATTCTGACGAACTATAA
- the lepA gene encoding translation elongation factor 4: MSDSLKHIRNFSIIAHIDHGKSTIADRFIHLCGGLTDREMQAQVLDSMDIEKERGITIKAQSVTLNYKADNGETYQLNFIDTPGHVDFSYEVSRSLAACEGALLVVDASQGVEAQTVANCYTAIEQGLEVLVVLNKIDLPAADPDRVIEEIEEIIGVEAVDAVHASAKSGIGIRETLEDIVLKIPPPEGDTDAPLKALIIDSWFDNYLGVVSLVRVIDGKIGKKTKMKVMSTKEEYLVDDVGIFTPKRTSKPFLSAGEVGYVISGIKDIDGAPVGDTLCDAAREDVEALPGFKPAQPRVFAGLFPVTSEQYEDLREALRKLRLNDAALHFEPETSEALGFGFRCGFLGMLHMEIIQERLEREYDIDLITTAPTVIYEVLTKAGNVITIDNPSELPDAGLIQEIREPIIQANILVPNEYVGAVMKLCIEKRGVQKDMQYSGGQVSINYELPLNEVVLDFFDRLKSCSRGYASMDYEFKRFQADDLTRIDFMINSEKVDALALIAHRSFAVQRGKVIIEKLREVIPRQMFDVAIQAAIGGKIIGRSNVKALRKNVTAKCYGGDVSRKKKLLQKQKEGKKRMKSIGSVELPQEAFLAILDTGES, from the coding sequence ATGTCAGACAGTTTAAAACATATTCGAAATTTTTCGATTATTGCGCACATTGACCACGGTAAATCGACCATTGCAGATCGTTTTATTCACTTATGTGGTGGCTTAACTGATCGTGAGATGCAAGCTCAAGTTCTAGATTCGATGGATATCGAAAAAGAACGCGGCATTACTATTAAGGCACAAAGTGTCACCTTAAACTACAAGGCTGATAATGGTGAGACCTATCAATTAAACTTTATCGATACTCCAGGCCACGTTGACTTCTCTTATGAAGTTTCTCGTTCTTTAGCGGCATGTGAAGGTGCTTTGCTAGTGGTTGATGCTTCTCAGGGTGTAGAGGCTCAAACTGTAGCTAACTGTTACACCGCTATTGAGCAAGGTTTAGAAGTTTTGGTTGTTCTTAATAAAATTGATTTGCCAGCTGCCGACCCTGATCGTGTTATTGAAGAGATTGAAGAAATTATTGGTGTTGAAGCTGTCGATGCCGTTCATGCTAGTGCAAAATCGGGTATTGGTATTCGTGAAACATTAGAAGATATTGTTTTAAAGATTCCGCCGCCAGAAGGTGATACCGATGCTCCTCTAAAAGCTTTAATTATCGATTCTTGGTTTGATAACTATTTAGGTGTTGTCTCTTTAGTAAGAGTGATAGATGGCAAAATTGGTAAAAAAACCAAGATGAAAGTGATGTCAACTAAAGAGGAATATTTGGTTGATGATGTTGGTATCTTTACGCCAAAAAGAACCTCAAAGCCCTTTTTATCTGCGGGTGAAGTAGGTTACGTTATCTCGGGTATTAAAGATATCGACGGAGCACCTGTTGGTGATACATTATGTGATGCTGCACGTGAAGATGTAGAAGCTCTTCCTGGTTTTAAACCAGCACAGCCACGCGTTTTTGCAGGCTTGTTCCCTGTGACTTCTGAGCAATATGAAGACCTACGAGAAGCACTACGTAAACTACGTTTAAATGATGCGGCTTTGCACTTTGAACCAGAAACCTCAGAAGCATTAGGTTTTGGTTTCCGTTGTGGTTTCTTAGGCATGTTGCATATGGAAATCATTCAAGAGCGTCTTGAACGTGAATATGACATTGATCTGATTACAACTGCACCAACGGTTATTTATGAAGTCTTAACCAAAGCAGGTAATGTTATTACTATTGATAACCCTTCAGAATTACCTGATGCAGGGCTTATTCAAGAAATTCGTGAACCGATTATTCAGGCGAATATCTTGGTGCCAAATGAGTATGTTGGTGCGGTAATGAAACTGTGCATTGAAAAACGTGGTGTGCAAAAAGACATGCAATATTCAGGTGGTCAAGTATCAATTAATTATGAGCTACCGCTTAATGAAGTGGTGCTAGATTTCTTTGACCGCTTAAAATCATGCAGCCGTGGTTACGCCTCGATGGATTATGAATTTAAGCGTTTCCAAGCCGATGACTTGACTCGTATTGATTTCATGATTAATAGCGAAAAGGTCGATGCTTTGGCCTTAATTGCACACAGAAGTTTTGCGGTACAAAGAGGTAAAGTCATCATTGAAAAATTACGTGAAGTCATTCCGCGTCAAATGTTTGATGTTGCCATTCAAGCGGCGATTGGCGGTAAAATTATTGGCCGTTCAAATGTTAAAGCCCTACGTAAAAACGTAACCGCTAAGTGTTATGGTGGTGATGTTTCACGTAAAAAGAAACTTCTGCAAAAGCAGAAAGAGGGTAAAAAACGCATGAAATCAATAGGTAGTGTAGAATTGCCACAGGAAGCCTTCTTGGCCATTTTAGACACAGGAGAGTCTTAA